One segment of Paenibacillus rhizovicinus DNA contains the following:
- a CDS encoding GerAB/ArcD/ProY family transporter — protein sequence MKSITQFQMYTMFTQFLFSTAIGFFIGPIVRMAGFMSWISVILGCAIGLLFGYFSYRLALRRPNEFLGIYGKDILGKWPHYIIVGFAILVNLYFAAFILRQLTDFIIQIYLPGTPSWAVASLFGICVARGTRSGAVIFFRSAQGLFLFSVISVFTFPLFTAAHVDSDKLIALVTDYQPHGIWEGSILAGALFGEMAFLIYLMPFFDNKEKTFRTLIWSGLTAVIVTIVNMIATLLLFGSDLTSNLTYPTLEMIRFMRAGSFLDNLDPMLIVFWLFSMLLKIGLFLLVGTMLIAHLFGLKDHKPFSYGMAGAMVFLSVFMFSTMADIERITNYSESSILILKSSLPALYCLVDWLRNRKGKLREF from the coding sequence TTGAAAAGCATTACGCAGTTTCAGATGTATACGATGTTCACGCAGTTTCTCTTCTCGACGGCGATCGGGTTCTTCATCGGTCCGATCGTCCGGATGGCCGGGTTCATGTCCTGGATCAGCGTCATTCTCGGCTGCGCGATCGGTTTGCTGTTCGGGTACTTCTCCTATCGGCTGGCGCTGCGCAGACCCAATGAGTTTCTCGGCATCTACGGCAAAGATATTTTGGGCAAATGGCCGCATTATATCATTGTCGGCTTTGCCATCCTCGTAAATTTATACTTCGCTGCTTTTATTCTTCGCCAGCTGACCGATTTCATCATTCAGATTTACCTGCCGGGAACGCCAAGCTGGGCGGTTGCGTCCTTATTCGGCATTTGCGTCGCGCGCGGCACGCGTTCGGGAGCGGTCATCTTCTTTCGCAGCGCGCAGGGGTTGTTCCTCTTCAGCGTCATTTCCGTCTTCACGTTTCCGCTGTTCACCGCGGCCCACGTCGATTCGGACAAGCTAATCGCATTAGTGACGGATTACCAGCCGCACGGGATATGGGAAGGGTCCATACTCGCTGGCGCGCTCTTCGGCGAAATGGCGTTCCTTATCTATTTGATGCCATTCTTCGATAATAAGGAGAAGACGTTCCGAACACTCATTTGGTCGGGTTTGACTGCCGTAATCGTAACGATCGTGAATATGATCGCAACTCTGCTCTTATTCGGTTCCGATCTGACGTCTAATCTAACGTACCCGACGCTTGAAATGATCCGATTCATGAGGGCGGGTTCCTTCTTGGATAATCTCGATCCGATGCTGATCGTATTCTGGTTGTTCAGCATGCTGCTGAAGATCGGGCTATTCCTGCTCGTCGGCACGATGCTGATCGCGCATCTATTCGGACTGAAGGACCATAAGCCCTTTTCCTACGGCATGGCAGGCGCCATGGTCTTCCTCTCCGTCTTCATGTTCAGTACGATGGCCGATATCGAGCGCATTACGAATTACAGCGAATCCTCCATTCTTATCCTGAAGTCGTCGCTGCCCGCGCTGTATTGCCTCGTGGATTGGCTGCGCAACAGGAAGGGGAAGTTAAGAGAATTTTAA
- a CDS encoding sensor histidine kinase, with protein sequence MSIRFKLLLSYAAMLVIPLVSILLISLLMVVFFRGDLQNIKGLYETTEERFDHEDVEHIAKEIKRSVQREPDLLMDRTYLDEMTTELQHKDSGLAVRVNGSLIYLSPSIQQVSALTSGLPPFKRVDSFYQYPARKIGNANYLFLQFDFGYRNKEQATVFVISKIDPFTYFIRKYFPTLFVSLLLILVLTHILLTTFMSKRIIRPLQALRNAAREIKEGNLDFHLQVAGKDEIGQLGVAFEEMRSRLQQSIRVQMQYEDNRKELIAHISHDLRTPLTAIRGYIDGIIEGVADTPEKNLKYMHTIANKADELDHLINELFLYSKLDLNRLPFQFESVPLAPFLGDWSEELQFELEKKHIAIRADVRLEPRINVSMDRDHFKRVLNNIVQNSVRYMDKPEQMIAIKAYREGDAAIVEISDNGIGIEPGALEHIFERFYRVDESRSANTGGTGLGLAIAKQIMEGHGGIITAWSEPDAGTTIKLTIPIMPRE encoded by the coding sequence ATGTCCATTCGATTCAAACTGCTGTTGTCTTATGCGGCAATGCTTGTCATTCCGCTTGTTTCTATCCTGCTTATCTCTTTGCTCATGGTCGTTTTCTTCCGAGGGGATTTGCAAAATATCAAAGGCCTCTATGAAACGACCGAAGAACGGTTCGATCACGAGGACGTGGAGCATATCGCCAAAGAAATCAAACGGTCGGTGCAGCGCGAGCCCGATCTGCTGATGGATCGAACGTATCTCGACGAAATGACGACGGAATTGCAGCACAAAGACTCCGGCTTGGCCGTCCGGGTTAACGGCTCGCTCATCTATCTGTCGCCTTCGATTCAACAGGTGTCGGCGTTGACCTCGGGACTGCCGCCGTTCAAGCGTGTCGACAGCTTCTATCAATATCCGGCGCGGAAGATCGGGAATGCGAATTACTTGTTCTTGCAGTTCGATTTCGGCTATCGGAATAAAGAACAGGCCACCGTGTTCGTCATTTCGAAGATTGATCCCTTTACTTATTTTATCCGCAAATATTTCCCGACCTTGTTCGTATCGCTGCTGCTCATATTGGTATTGACGCATATCTTGCTGACGACCTTCATGTCCAAACGGATCATACGCCCGCTGCAAGCGCTCCGGAATGCGGCTCGCGAGATCAAGGAAGGCAACTTGGACTTCCACCTTCAGGTCGCCGGGAAGGATGAAATCGGTCAGCTCGGCGTCGCATTCGAAGAGATGCGCTCCCGCTTGCAGCAATCGATCCGCGTGCAAATGCAATACGAAGACAATCGCAAAGAGCTTATCGCGCATATCTCGCACGATCTGCGGACGCCGCTGACGGCCATCCGAGGCTATATCGACGGCATTATCGAAGGCGTTGCGGATACGCCGGAGAAGAACTTGAAGTACATGCACACGATCGCCAACAAAGCGGATGAACTGGATCATTTGATCAATGAGCTCTTCTTGTATTCCAAACTGGATTTGAACCGGCTTCCCTTTCAATTCGAATCGGTGCCGCTCGCGCCGTTCCTGGGCGATTGGTCGGAAGAGCTGCAATTCGAGCTCGAGAAGAAGCACATCGCTATCCGCGCCGATGTCAGGCTCGAACCCCGCATCAACGTTTCCATGGACCGGGACCACTTCAAACGCGTGCTCAACAACATCGTCCAGAACAGCGTCCGATACATGGATAAACCGGAGCAGATGATCGCGATAAAAGCATATCGCGAAGGCGATGCCGCCATCGTTGAAATCTCGGATAACGGCATCGGCATCGAACCGGGAGCGCTCGAGCATATTTTCGAACGATTCTATCGGGTTGACGAATCGCGAAGCGCCAATACGGGCGGAACCGGACTCGGTCTCGCCATTGCCAAGCAGATCATGGAAGGGCATGGCGGCATCATTACCGCATGGAGCGAACCGGATGCAGGAACGACGATTAAACTTACGATCCCCATTATGCCAAGGGAATGA